The proteins below come from a single Onychomys torridus chromosome 18, mOncTor1.1, whole genome shotgun sequence genomic window:
- the Ppard gene encoding peroxisome proliferator-activated receptor delta, with protein MEQPQEEAPEAREEEKEKVATTEGAPELNGGPEHMLPSGSCTDLSQNPSPSSLLDQLQIGCDGTSSSSLNMECRVCGDKASGFHYGVHACEGCKGFFRRTIRMKLEYEKCDRSCKIQKKNRNKCQYCRFQKCLALGMSHNAIRFGRMPEAEKRKLVAGLTASEGCQHNPQLADLKAFSKHIYNAYLKNFNMTKKKARSILTGKSSHNAPFVIHDIETLWQAEKGLVWKQLVNGLPPYKEISVHVFYRCQCTTVETVRELTEFAKSIPNFSSLFLNDQVTLLKYGVHEAIFAMLASIVNKDGLLVANGSGFVTHEFLRSLRKPFSDIIEPKFEFAVKFNALELDDSDLALFIAAIILCGDRPGLMNVPQVEAIQDTILRALEVHLQVNHPDSPYLFPKLLQKMADLRQLVTEHAQMMQWLKKTESETLLHPLLQEIYKDMY; from the exons ACCTCTCCCAgaatccctctccttcctccctgctggaCCAGCTGCAGATAGGCTGTGATGGGACCTCCAGCAGCAGCCTCAACATGGAGTGCCGGGTGTGTGGGGACAAGGCCTCGGGCTTCCACTACGGGGTCCACGCATGTGAGGGGTGCAAG GGTTTCTTCCGCCGGACAATCCGCATGAAGCTGGAGTACGAGAAGTGTGACCGGAGCTGTAAGATCCAGAAGAAGAACCGGAACAAGTGCCAGTACTGCCGCTTCCAGAAGTGCCTGGCGCTCGGCATGTCGCACAACG CCATCCGCTTCGGACGGATGCCAGAGGCCGAGAAGAGGAAGCTGGTAGCAGGGCTGACGGCCAGTGAGGGGTGCCAGCACAACCCACAGCTGGCCGACCTAAAGGCCTTCTCCAAGCACATCTACAACGCCTACCTGAAAAACTTCAACATGACCAAAAAGAAGGCCCGTAGCATCCTCACCGGCAAGTCCAGCCACAACGCA CCCTTTGTCATCCACGACATCGAGACGCTGTGGCAGGCGGAGAAGGGCCTGGTGTGGAAGCAGCTGGTGAACGGGCTGCCGCCCTACAAGGAGATCAGCGTGCACGTGTTCTATCGCTGCCAGTGCACCACGGTGGAGACAGTCCGGGAGCTCACCGAGTTCGCCAAGAGCATCCCCAACTTCAGCAGCCTCTTCCTCAATGACCAGGTGACCCTCCTCAAGTACGGCGTGCACGAGGCCATCTTTGCCATGCTGGCCTCCATCGTCAACAAAGACGGGCTGCTGGTGGCCAACGGCAGCGGCTTCGTCACCCATGAGTTCCTGCGCAGCCTCCGCAAGCCCTTCAGTGACATCATCGAGCCCAAGTTTGAGTTCGCTGTCAAGTTCAACGCACTGGAACTCGACGACAGTGACCTGGCACTTTTCATTGCAGCCATCATTCTGTGTGGAG ACCGGCCAGGCCTCATGAATGTGCCACAGGTGGAGGCCATCCAGGACACCATTCTGCGGGCTCTGGAGGTCCACCTGCAAGTCAACCACCCTGACAGCCCGTACCTCTTCCCCAAGCTACTGCAGAAGATGGCCGACCTTCGGCAGCTGGTCACTGAGCATGCCCAGATGATGCAGTGGCTAAAGAAGACAGAGAGTGAAACCCTGCTGCACCCCCTGCTCCAGGAAATCTACAAGGACATGTACTGA
- the Rpl10a gene encoding 60S ribosomal protein L10a isoform X1, protein MSSKVSRDTLYEAVREVLHGNQRKRRKFLETVELQISLKNYDPQKDKRFSGTVRLKSTPRPKFSVCVLGDQQHCDEAKAVDIPHMDIEALKKLNKNKKLVKKLAKKYDAFLASESLIKQIPRILGPGLNKAGKFPSLLTHNENMVAKVDEVKSTIKFQMKKVLCLAVAVGHVKMTDDELVYNIHLAVNFLVSLLKKNWQNVRALYIKSTMGKPQRLY, encoded by the exons ATGAG CAGCAAAGTCTCTCGCGACACCCTGTACGAGGCGGTGCGGGAAGTCCTGCACGGGAACCAGCGCAAACGCCGCAA GTTTCTGGAGACGGTGGAGTTGCAGATCAGCCTGAAGAACTACGACCCCCAGAAAGACAAACGCTTCTCGGGCACCGTCAG GCTCAAGTCGACGCCTCGCCCCAAGTTCTCGGTGTGCGTCCTGGGGGACCAGCAACACTGCGATGAGGCCAAGGCCGTGGACATCCCCCACATGGACATCGAGGCGCTCAAGAAGCTTAATAAGAACAAGAAGCTGGTCAAAAAGTTAG CCAAGAAGTATGATGCCTTTTTGGCCTCAGAGTCTCTGATCAAGCAGATCCCTCGTATCCTGGGCCCAGGCCTCAACAAGGCTGGCAAGTTCCCTTCCCTGCTGACACACAATGAAAACATGGTGGCCAAAGTCGATGAGGTGAAATCCACAATCAAGTTCCAGATGAAGAAG GTGCTGTGTCTGGCTGTTGCCGTTGGCCATGTGAAGATGACCGATGACGAGCTGGTCTACAACATCCACCTGGCTGTCAACTTCTTGGTGTCCTTGCTCAAGAAGAACTGGCAAAATGTCCGGGCCTTGTACATCAAGAGCACCATGGGCAAGCCCCAGCGTCTGTACTAG
- the Rpl10a gene encoding 60S ribosomal protein L10a isoform X2, whose protein sequence is MDIEALKKLNKNKKLVKKLAKKYDAFLASESLIKQIPRILGPGLNKAGKFPSLLTHNENMVAKVDEVKSTIKFQMKKVLCLAVAVGHVKMTDDELVYNIHLAVNFLVSLLKKNWQNVRALYIKSTMGKPQRLY, encoded by the exons ATGGACATCGAGGCGCTCAAGAAGCTTAATAAGAACAAGAAGCTGGTCAAAAAGTTAG CCAAGAAGTATGATGCCTTTTTGGCCTCAGAGTCTCTGATCAAGCAGATCCCTCGTATCCTGGGCCCAGGCCTCAACAAGGCTGGCAAGTTCCCTTCCCTGCTGACACACAATGAAAACATGGTGGCCAAAGTCGATGAGGTGAAATCCACAATCAAGTTCCAGATGAAGAAG GTGCTGTGTCTGGCTGTTGCCGTTGGCCATGTGAAGATGACCGATGACGAGCTGGTCTACAACATCCACCTGGCTGTCAACTTCTTGGTGTCCTTGCTCAAGAAGAACTGGCAAAATGTCCGGGCCTTGTACATCAAGAGCACCATGGGCAAGCCCCAGCGTCTGTACTAG
- the Fance gene encoding Fanconi anemia group E protein yields LVCWPHPFRSLPRRQAPPSQALLRCCLFLPRGNLCSGGGPLSPPVFCPPPRVGSALERSVSDTVASAGAAPWATLGAPARLLLQALQAGPEGAGRGLGVLRALGRRGEHFPWGGFLEALGRAEPVVRGPDGRLELIPLLLQLPGVCRKNLMSLLMAVRPLLPESSLHSMLQLAQQDTASTPDAWLHALGELLRRDVGIGVSVEGTSPLSTSCQSQLRDLCGRLSQGGRGLKLAQALDPEPEDQHLQLCGKRRKEPEEDPAGLESERAAKRFRGLEEEAKDQEEKPKLESLESPSEAGRMSSDPKQTITEAETPEIGPGVEEAKGPVESVELPRVGQDQVPRLQQLLKAFQEGLEGLEEEPPVDLQFLHECSPSQMELLCSQLQLAQLPDGGLLHLCSHLLNLTPALSIRNASVLARSLFLDRILSLPSSASRLLRVALISFCVKYTYPVCKAVLVPLLQDPSVGPMQMELLCSLIKDESLEPGMQVQILGEVLELAWREETFLVLQVLLERQVEMTSEVFNVLVQRLCKEGPAATTSMAYAKLMLTVMTKYQASITQHQSLDLAVALEPNATFLKKSLQAALRHLAP; encoded by the exons TTGGTTTGCTGGCCACACCCCTTCCGGTCCCTCCCCAGGCGCCAAGCCCCGCCCTCCCAGGCCCTGCTCCGGTGCTGCCTGTTTCTGCCGCGCGGGAACCTGTGCTCGGGCGGAGGACCCCTCAGCCCTCCTGTGTTCTGTCCGCCGCCCCGCGTCGGCTCTGCGCTGGAGCGGTCGGTGTCAGACACCGTGGCCTCGGCCGGAGCGGCGCCCTGGGCGACCCTGGGGGCCCCCGCCCGCCTCCTGCTGCAGGCGCTGCAGGCGGGGCCCGAGGGCGCGGGCCGCGGGCTGGGGGTTCTGCGTGCACTGGGCCGCCGCGGGGAGCACTTCCCCTGGGGCGGCTTCCTGGAGGCGCTGGGCCGCGCAGAACCCGTGGTGCGGGGCCCCGACGGCCGCCTGGAGCT GATCCCACTGTTGCTACAGTTGCCTGGGGTATGCCGGAAGAACCTGATGTCCCTGCTCATGGCTGTTCGACCCTTGCTACCGGAAAGCAGTCTGCATTCTATGCTGCAGCTTGCCCAGCAGGACACAGCATCTACCCCTGATGCCTGGCTCCACGCCCTCGGGGAGCTGCTAAGAAGGGATGTGGGGATTGGAGTCTCTGTGGAGGGAACCTCTCCATTGTCCACAAGCTGTCAGTCACAGCTCCGAGATCTGTGTGGGCGTCTGAGCCAGGGAGGTAGGGGGCTGAAATTGGCTCAGGCTCTAGATCCTGAACCAGAGGACCAGCACTTGCAGCTTTGTGGGAAAcggaggaaggagccagaggaagATCCTGCCGGCCTTGAGTCAGAGAGAGCTGCTAAAAGGTTCCGGGGTTTGGAGGAGGAGGCGAAGGACCAGGAAGAGAAACCCAAGCTGGAGTCCTTGGAATCCCCCTCAGAGGCAGGACGCATGTCATCTGATCCAAAGCAGACCATTACTGAAGCCGAGACTCCTGAGATTGGCCCGGGTGTGGAGGAGGCCAAGGGTCCTGTTGAGAGTGTGGAGTTGCCTAGAGTTGGCCAG GACCAGGTGCCCAGGCTGCAGCAGCTGCTGAAAGCCTTCCAGGAG GGGCTGGAGGGGTTGGAAGAGGAGCCTCCAGTGGACCTGCAGTTTCTCCATGAATGTAGTCCCAGCCAG ATGGAGTTGCTATGCAGCCAGCTGCAACTGGCCCAGCTCCCCGATGGAGGCCTCCTGCACCTCTGCAGCCACCTGCTGAATCTCACGCCAGCCCTCAGCATCCGCAATGCCTCCGTGTTGGCCAGGAGCCTCTTTCTTGACCGG ATCCTCTCACTGCCGTCGTCCGCCTCCAGGCTGCTCAGAGTTGCCCTCATCTCCTTCTGTGTGAAGTACACCTACCCTGTCTGCAAGGCCGTCCTTGTTCCCTTACTCCAGGACCCAAGCGTGG GTCCCATGCAGATGGAGTTACTGTGCTCCCTTATCAAGGATGAGTCCCTGGAGCCAGGCATGCAGGTCCAGATTCTGGG GGAGGTCCTGGAGCTGGCATGGAGGGAGGAGACATTCCTGGTGTTGCAGGTGCTCCTGGAGCGCCAG GTGGAGATGACCTCTGAGGTGTTCAATGTCTTGGTACAAAGGCTCTGCAAAGAGGGACCAGCGGCCACCACCTCCATGGCTTACGCCAAGCTGATGCTGACGGTGATGACCAAGTACCAGGCCAGC ATCACACAGCACCAGAGCCTGGACCTGGCGGTGGCCCTGGAGCCCAACGCCACCTTCCTGAAGAAGTCCCTGCAGGCAGCGCTGAGACATCTGGCTCCCTGA